In Acaryochloris marina S15, a single genomic region encodes these proteins:
- the aqpZ gene encoding aquaporin Z — MSITKKVFAEFFGTFWLTFGGCGSAIFAAVYTTSLEVGEAKEAFPFSLGIGFTGVSLAFGLTVLTMAYAVGHISGGHFNPAVSFGLWAGKRFPSSELLPYIIAQVVGAIVAAGLLFVIASGNGTDLIGDPAVNLNPLATNGYGNHSPGQYSLVACLIAEFLLTMMFLLIILGATDKRAPQGFAPVAIGLGLTLIHLISIPITNTSVNPARSTGPALIVALAGNMQLFQQVWLFWVAPIAGAIAAGFIYNVFFEADTTATSNADRSFAER, encoded by the coding sequence ATGTCAATTACAAAAAAAGTTTTTGCTGAGTTTTTTGGCACGTTCTGGCTCACCTTTGGAGGCTGTGGCAGTGCTATTTTTGCTGCTGTATACACCACCAGCTTAGAAGTTGGTGAAGCCAAAGAAGCCTTTCCTTTTTCTTTGGGCATTGGCTTTACAGGGGTGTCCCTGGCCTTTGGTTTAACCGTTTTGACGATGGCCTATGCCGTAGGTCACATTTCTGGCGGGCATTTCAACCCAGCCGTCTCTTTTGGACTTTGGGCTGGCAAACGTTTTCCTAGCTCAGAATTGTTGCCTTACATCATTGCTCAAGTGGTGGGTGCGATTGTTGCAGCTGGACTGTTATTCGTGATTGCTAGTGGAAACGGAACTGATTTAATCGGTGATCCCGCAGTCAATCTAAATCCCCTAGCCACAAATGGTTATGGCAATCATTCTCCGGGGCAATATAGTCTTGTTGCTTGCTTGATTGCAGAATTCTTGTTAACTATGATGTTCTTGCTGATCATCTTAGGTGCAACAGATAAACGTGCGCCTCAAGGGTTTGCTCCCGTTGCCATTGGTTTAGGCCTCACTCTGATTCATTTAATCAGTATTCCGATTACCAATACATCCGTTAACCCTGCTCGTAGTACCGGCCCCGCCTTGATTGTGGCTTTAGCTGGCAACATGCAGTTATTTCAGCAAGTTTGGCTTTTTTGGGTCGCGCCGATTGCAGGCGCGATCGCAGCTGGTTTCATCTACAACGTCTTTTTCGAAGCAGATACAACTGCAACCTCAAATGCAGATCGGAGTTTCGCAGAGCGATAA